A single genomic interval of Bradyrhizobium sp. AZCC 1693 harbors:
- the ispH gene encoding 4-hydroxy-3-methylbut-2-enyl diphosphate reductase: MEVYLAQPRGFCAGVVRAIEIVERALEKYGPPVYVRHEIVHNKYVVESLKAKGAIFVEDLSEVPPLAVTVFSAHGVARSVEEEAAARGLPVLNATCPLVTKVHNQGKRYMSKGRTLVLIGHAGHPEVEGTMGQVPGPVLLVQNVEDVAALPLPVDAPVAYITQTTLSVDDTKDIIAALQAKFTDIQGPDIRDICYATQNRQSAVRDLSKLVDVILVVGAANSSNSNRLREIGTEVGVASYLIADGSELNPDWLKDAKAVGITAGASAPEVLVDDVIEALRRIGPVKVSVLPGREENIEFRLPAELTAG, encoded by the coding sequence ATGGAAGTATATCTAGCGCAGCCCCGCGGATTTTGTGCGGGCGTCGTGCGTGCCATCGAAATCGTTGAGCGCGCGCTCGAGAAATACGGTCCGCCGGTCTATGTCCGGCATGAGATCGTGCACAACAAGTACGTGGTCGAAAGCCTTAAGGCCAAGGGCGCGATCTTCGTCGAGGACCTGTCAGAGGTTCCGCCGCTGGCGGTAACCGTGTTCAGCGCCCACGGCGTGGCCCGCAGCGTCGAGGAAGAGGCCGCCGCCCGCGGCCTGCCCGTCCTCAATGCCACCTGCCCGCTGGTCACCAAGGTCCACAATCAGGGTAAGCGGTATATGTCCAAGGGCCGTACCCTGGTACTGATCGGGCATGCCGGCCATCCCGAGGTCGAGGGCACGATGGGCCAGGTTCCGGGACCGGTTCTGCTGGTCCAGAACGTCGAGGACGTGGCCGCCCTGCCCCTCCCCGTCGACGCCCCGGTGGCCTATATCACCCAGACCACCCTCAGCGTGGACGACACAAAGGACATAATTGCCGCCCTTCAGGCCAAATTTACAGATATTCAAGGCCCCGACATCCGGGATATCTGCTATGCGACACAGAACCGCCAATCTGCGGTAAGGGACCTAAGTAAGCTGGTGGACGTCATTTTGGTGGTGGGGGCCGCCAATAGTTCCAACTCAAACAGGCTTCGCGAAATCGGCACCGAGGTCGGGGTCGCGAGTTATCTCATTGCCGACGGGAGCGAGTTGAACCCCGATTGGCTGAAGGATGCGAAAGCCGTCGGCATTACGGCGGGCGCCTCGGCGCCCGAAGTTTTGGTCGACGACGTGATCGAGGCTTTGAGGCGTATCGGACCCGTCAAGGTGTCGGTACTTCCCGGCCGGGAAGAAAATATCGAGTTCCGTCTTCCAGCCGAACTGACTGCGGGTTGA
- a CDS encoding phosphorylase — MDNSVDRNSNDPRPVLIVTGLVQEARIAAGPGMIVICSSSDPQQLRALLATLDSTTFRGVISFGVAGGLDPSLKSGDVVVATEVMAGDTRFLAGLALNEELIARAALRRRRVVRGGLAGVEQVIAAAACKAALHSETGAAAVDMESHIAAAYAAKAGLPFAALRVISDPASRALPALAKSAIKPNGDIDLRKVLRGVARNPTSLRALVSTGIDFNRALRSLRGCRGFLHGESLAAAEI, encoded by the coding sequence GTGGACAATTCGGTTGATCGCAACTCGAATGATCCGCGGCCGGTTTTGATCGTAACAGGATTGGTGCAGGAGGCCCGCATTGCGGCCGGCCCCGGCATGATCGTCATCTGCAGTTCCAGTGACCCGCAGCAATTGCGCGCATTGCTGGCAACGCTGGATTCCACTACTTTCAGGGGTGTCATTTCGTTCGGCGTCGCCGGCGGGCTGGATCCGTCGCTGAAGTCCGGCGACGTGGTGGTAGCGACCGAGGTTATGGCCGGCGACACCCGTTTTCTGGCTGGTCTGGCGTTGAATGAGGAGTTGATCGCCCGTGCGGCACTTCGTCGCCGGCGCGTGGTCCGCGGTGGCTTGGCCGGCGTTGAACAGGTGATTGCGGCGGCCGCCTGCAAGGCCGCGCTGCATTCGGAGACGGGCGCGGCAGCGGTTGATATGGAAAGCCATATTGCTGCGGCCTATGCGGCCAAGGCTGGCTTGCCGTTCGCCGCATTACGGGTCATCTCCGATCCTGCGAGCCGGGCGCTTCCGGCGCTGGCCAAGAGCGCCATCAAGCCGAATGGCGACATCGACCTCCGCAAGGTGCTGCGCGGGGTTGCGCGCAATCCCACCTCGCTGCGCGCGCTGGTCTCGACGGGAATCGATTTCAACCGCGCGTTGCGCTCCCTGCGCGGCTGCCGCGGCTTCCTGCACGGCGAGAGCCTCGCTGCCGCGGAGATCTGA
- the hpnH gene encoding adenosyl-hopene transferase HpnH, which yields MAIPFFKEMRIGGYLIKQKLLGRKRYPLVLMLEPLFRCNLACVGCGKIDYPDAILNRRMSAQECWDAADECGAPMVAIPGGEPLIHKEIGEIVRGLVARKKFVSLCTNALLLEKKLDLFEPSPYLFFSVHLDGLKDHHDKAVSQKGVFDRAVSAIKAAKARGFTVNVNATIFDGHPAEEIAKFLDFTTELGVGVSMSPGYAYERAPDQEHFLNRTKTKKLFRDVFALGKGKKWNFMHSGLFLDFLAGNQSYECTPWGMPARNIFGWQKPCYLLGEGYTKTFKELMETTDWETYGTGKYEKCADCMAHCGYEPTAANAALVNPLKAMWVALRGVRTTGPMAPEIDLSQQRPAQYIFSEQVQKKLSEIRRDEAAAAAAKQQEKASTAA from the coding sequence ATGGCAATACCGTTCTTCAAGGAAATGCGTATCGGCGGCTATCTGATCAAGCAGAAGTTGCTTGGCCGGAAGCGCTATCCGCTCGTGCTGATGCTTGAGCCGTTGTTCCGCTGCAACCTCGCCTGCGTTGGCTGCGGCAAGATCGACTATCCCGACGCGATCCTCAATCGCCGCATGTCGGCGCAGGAATGCTGGGATGCGGCCGATGAATGCGGCGCGCCGATGGTGGCGATCCCCGGCGGCGAGCCGCTGATCCACAAGGAGATCGGCGAGATCGTGCGCGGCCTCGTGGCGCGCAAGAAATTCGTCTCGCTCTGCACCAACGCGCTGCTGCTGGAGAAGAAGCTCGACCTGTTCGAGCCCTCACCCTATCTGTTCTTCTCGGTGCATCTCGACGGCCTCAAGGACCATCACGACAAGGCAGTGTCGCAGAAGGGCGTGTTCGACCGCGCGGTTTCCGCGATCAAGGCCGCGAAGGCGCGCGGCTTTACCGTCAACGTCAACGCCACGATCTTCGACGGCCATCCGGCGGAAGAGATCGCAAAATTCCTCGACTTCACCACCGAGCTCGGTGTCGGCGTCTCGATGTCGCCGGGCTACGCCTATGAGCGCGCGCCGGACCAGGAACACTTCCTCAACCGCACCAAGACCAAGAAGCTGTTCCGCGACGTGTTCGCGCTCGGCAAGGGCAAGAAGTGGAATTTCATGCATTCCGGCCTGTTCCTCGACTTCCTGGCCGGCAACCAGTCTTACGAATGCACGCCGTGGGGCATGCCGGCGCGCAACATCTTCGGCTGGCAGAAGCCGTGCTACCTGCTCGGCGAAGGCTACACCAAGACCTTCAAGGAATTGATGGAGACCACGGACTGGGAAACCTACGGCACCGGCAAGTATGAAAAGTGCGCCGACTGCATGGCGCATTGCGGCTACGAGCCGACGGCCGCCAACGCCGCGCTGGTCAATCCGCTGAAGGCGATGTGGGTCGCGCTGCGCGGTGTCCGGACCACCGGTCCGATGGCGCCGGAGATCGATCTCTCCCAGCAGCGCCCGGCGCAGTACATCTTCTCCGAACAGGTTCAGAAGAAGCTCTCGGAAATCCGCCGCGACGAGGCGGCTGCCGCCGCCGCGAAGCAGCAGGAAAAAGCCTCCACCGCCGCCTGA